The following is a genomic window from Geminicoccus roseus DSM 18922.
CGCCCGCCACGACATTGGTGCCGCCGCCGGCGTCCAGGAAGTCGTCGCCCAGGCCGCCATGCAGCAGGTCGTCGCCCAGGCCGCCGCGCAGGTCGTCCCATCCGTCCCCGCCCCAGAGCTGGTCGTTGCCCTCGCCGCCATCCAGGAAATCGTCGCCGTCGTTGCCGAACAGCTGGTCGTCGCCCGGTCCGCCGGACAGCCGGTCCTGGCCGATCCGCCCGCGCAGGACGTCCTGGCCATCCCCGCCATGCAGGGTGTCGTCGCCTTCATTGCCAAACAGCAGGTCGTCGCCGATGCCGCCGTCCAGGATGTCGTTGCCGGCAGCGCCGAACAGGCGGTCGTCGCCCTCCTGGCCGTGCAGCATGTCATGGCCGGCCTCGCCATAGAGGGCGTCGTCGTTCATGCCCCCCGCCAGACGGTCGTTGCCGTCCCGGCCATACATCGTGTCCTTCGAGCTCGTGCCGACCAGGTCGTCGTTCCCTGGCGTGCCAGTGATCGTGGGCATGGTTCGTCTCCTGTGTCAGACGGGAGGATCCAGGCAGACCGGCAGCATGTGATCGTTGAACTCCGTCCAGCTGGTCCCGGAATAGAGCTTGCCGGCGGCATTGTAGAAGCGGCCGGAATTGTTGGCGTTGTCTTCGCTGAAGGTCGGCACCGCGCGCGGGCTGCACGGCCAGACCTGCGGGATCGGGATCTCCGGCCGCTGCGCGGCGCCGCCCGGCATGAAGGCGCGGCCCTGGCTGGTGTCGACGGTGCCGTCCGACTTGGTGCGGTGCAGGTTGAGGTAGCGGTGCGGGTTCTTCTGCAGCTGCATGGCGAAGGCGGCGCCGCTCTCGGCGACCAGCTCGATGACGTAGCGGTAGGACGAGGACAGGGTCAGCCTGGGCGAGATCGCGAGCCGGCCGTAGCGGATGATGGGGATCGCCTGCTCGAACTGGGTCAGGGTCGGCGAGGTCCGGCTCGACAGGTTGGAGGGGGTGATGGTCAGGGTGGTCCCGGCCACCACGTTCTGGCCGAACGCCACGAAGGTATCGACCGGGAACGCCTTGAACGGGCCGCTGTCGCTGCCCCGGCCGAGCCGGAACACGTCGCTGCCCGAGGCGTAGGGAGGCGGCCAGACCTGGGTATAGGGCGTGACGGTGCGGCCGGACGTGCTGGACACCCGCAGGATCCGCACGCCCAGGCGCCGGTTCAGCGCGTAGCCGGCCAGGCTGGTCCAGCGCCAGGCATGGACGGAGATCACGTCGACGGTC
Proteins encoded in this region:
- a CDS encoding calcium-binding protein, producing MPTITGTPGNDDLVGTSSKDTMYGRDGNDRLAGGMNDDALYGEAGHDMLHGQEGDDRLFGAAGNDILDGGIGDDLLFGNEGDDTLHGGDGQDVLRGRIGQDRLSGGPGDDQLFGNDGDDFLDGGEGNDQLWGGDGWDDLRGGLGDDLLHGGLGDDFLDAGGGTNVVAGEDGDDVVTAYAKDSIDTGSGDDRVSLLGLAGLDATVTFGAGADALTMDYSSGNQEFAGGGQTRITDFTTGSDLIGPLRFAIIDDGGLETVGFAALDSNADGVVGAGDAGVALADQTLTIDLGVALTSLASVGRPGFHVATPIVLQLDGVTELKPADFAA